Proteins from one Falco naumanni isolate bFalNau1 chromosome 10, bFalNau1.pat, whole genome shotgun sequence genomic window:
- the VPS37C gene encoding vacuolar protein sorting-associated protein 37C — protein MDTLRNRTVEELQELQENAEEIERLALESQEVQELQLEREMSLAANRSLAEQNLKFQAPLETGRTDLSKKYEELQKLAERCKDQKAKLEKFSAAMHPHTLLDLLQVESQKIEEESEKMAEKFLEGEVPLETFLEQFSVMRKLAHLRRVRVEKLQEIVRKLEAPQEPGRDSQQQPPPHVPGPGDLPKPQPFPAGAPSFPLPYSPAPNMPAGPTAHGALAPAPFSGSPVTVGHAASSQPSAQPTFPCKPPPGPGYPPAQAVASSTPGYPKHALGGSSPAPGYSWSPSRGPPQPPPFPGSHPSPPPPRPGYPPYLPPGAERPQCPYPTQPPLPSFPIPPQPPYPPALPPTFGYPPPPNPRHPAWPGY, from the exons ATGGACACGCTGAGAAACCGGACGGTGGAGGagctccaggagctgcaggaaaatGCAGAGGAGATCGAGCGCCTGGCCCTGGAGTCCCAGGAG GttcaggagctgcagctggaaagggAGATGTCCCTGGCCGCCAACCGGAGCTTAGCTGAGCAGAACCTGAAGTTCCAGGCACCGCTGGAGACGGGACGTACCGACCTCTCTAAAAAATACgaagagctgcagaagctggCTGAGCGGTGTAAAGACCAAAAGGCGAAACTGG AGAAATTTTCAGCAGCAATGCATCCTCATACCTTGCTGGATCTGCTGCAGGTGGAAAGCCAGAAAATCGAAGAGGAGTCTGAG aaaatggCTGAGAAGTTCTTGGAGGGCGAGGTGCCCCTGGAGACGTTTCTCGAGCAGTTTTCCGTGATGAGAAAGTTGGCTCACTTGCGCCGGGTCAGAGTTGAAAAACTGCAGGAGATAGTGAGGAAGTTGGAAGCACCGCAGGAACCCGGCAGGGactctcagcagcagccacctcctcACGTACCTGGGCCTGGTGACCTGCCGAAGCCGCAGCCCTTCCCTGCAGGggctccttccttccctctgccctaCAGTCCAGCCCCAAACATGCCGGCTGGCCCCACGGCCCACGGAGCTCTTGCTCCTGCTCCTTTCTCTGGCTCCCCAGTCACCGTGGGACACGCTGCTTCCTCTCAGCCGAGCGCCCAGCCCACGTTTCCCTGTAAGCCTCCTCCAGGTCCCGGATACCCACCGGCGCAGGCTGTTGCCAGCTCCACACCGGGGTATCCCAAACACGCCTTGGGAGGCTCGTCTCCAGCGCCGGGCTATTCCTGGTCTCCGTCCAGAGGCCCGCCTCAGCCCCCACCGTTCCCTGGCTCTCACCCCTCTCCGCCACCACCCAGACCCGGCTACCCTCCCTACCTTCCCCCTGGGGCTGAGAGACCGCAGTGCCCCTACCCGACCCAGCCGCCTCTCCCTAGCTTTCCAATCCCTCCGCAGCCCCCCTATCCTCCTGCACTGCCCCCCACCTTTGGGTACCCCCCACCTCCAAACCCTCGGCACCCTGCTTGGCCTGGTTACTAA